From Salvia splendens isolate huo1 chromosome 3, SspV2, whole genome shotgun sequence, a single genomic window includes:
- the LOC121794267 gene encoding protein IQ-DOMAIN 25-like encodes MGKATKWLKGLLGMKRDKENVESNGGDKREKKRWSFAKSGKDSGGFNQIPAADSAWLRSYIGGTEKDQNKHAIAVAAATAAAADAAVAAAQAAVAVVRLTSQGKGGGLYTGGRERLAAAKIQTVFRGFLARKALRALKGLVKLQALVRGYLVRKRAAATLHSMQALFRAQAAVRSQRARRSISNDYRYQLEIQPRKPVSRFDENRGEFYSRRVVGSYDPSVNSFDDSPKIVEIDTCGPRSRSWRMNGSLSEYGDDHCYQAVSSPLPYPVPARLSIPDCRHTQDFDWGFVTEDYKFRTAQNTPRFSCSGRAHIPVTPPKSVCGDGLFRPYSNCPNYMVNTQSFRAKLRSYSAPKQRPESGPKKRLSLNEIMASRSSFSAVRMQKSCSQVQEDFEF; translated from the exons atgggGAAGGCTACAAAGTGGCTCAAAGGGCTTCTTGGGAtgaagagagataaagaaaatgtTGAAAGCAACGGCGGCgataagagagagaagaaaaggtgGAGTTTTGCCAAATCCGGCAAGGATTCCGGCGGATTCAATCAGATTCCGGCGGCTGATTCGGCTTGGTTGAGATCCTACATTGGCGGCACCGAGAAGGACCAGAATAAGCATGCTATAGCGGTCGCGGCGGCAACGGCCGCCGCAGCCGATGCTGCCGTCGCCGCCGCTCAGGCCGCCGTGGCGGTGGTCCGGCTGACCAGCCAAGGGAAAGGGGGAGGCTTGTATACAGGTGGCAGAGAGAGATTGGCTGCTGCCAAGATTCAAACTGTGTTTAGAGGATTTTTg GCCCGAAAAGCGTTACGGGCCCTAAAAGGGCTGGTGAAGTTGCAAGCTCTCGTTAGAGGCTACCTTGTGAGGAAGCGTGCAGCTGCAACACTTCATAGCATGCAAGCTCTGTTTCGGGCCCAAGCCGCCGTACGGTCGCAACGGGCCCGTCGTTCGATCAGCAATGACTACCGGTACCAACTCGAGATACAACCGAGAAAGCCCGTG AGCCGATTTGATGAAAACCGAGGTGAGTTTTACAGCCGAAGGGTCGTAGGTTCCTATGACCCTTCTGTTAACTCATTTGACGATAGCCCAAAAATCGTCGAAATCGACACTTGCGGCCCGAGATCGAGGTCTTGGAGGATGAACGGGTCCTTGTCCGAGTACGGCGACGATCACTGCTACCAAGCAGTATCTTCGCCTCTTCCGTATCCGGTCCCGGCCCGCTTGTCCATCCCTGATTGCCGCCACACACAAGATTTCGACTGGGGATTCGTCACGGAGGACTACAAGTTCCGGACCGCCCAGAACACCCCGAGATTCTCGTGCTCGGGCCGGGCCCACATCCCGGTCACGCCGCCGAAGAGCGTGTGTGGGGATGGCTTATTTAGGCCGTACTCGAACTGCCCTAATTACATGGTGAACACGCAATCGTTTAGGGCGAAGCTGAGGTCGTATAGCGCCCCGAAGCAAAGGCCCGAATCGGGCCCAAAGAAACGTCTTTCGTTGAATGAGATAATGGCATCAAGGAGTAGCTTCAGTGCCGTTAGAATGCAGAAGTCATGTTCTCAAGTTCAAGAAGATTTTGAATTTTAG
- the LOC121794268 gene encoding auxin-responsive protein IAA26-like has protein sequence MEDYSREDEGCPQLLDLIAKGGEWVGIRAVERSHGISEEKKLELRLAPPGGEWSFEESNTTISRERNGLFSLGPCPQNTVLKPPSPWQHLQTSYLHPVRRESSQLCSNRAAAETKAFSAANTAMHNTAQKRTAPATVVGWPPIRSFRKNIASGSFSKQASDSPDVAPSKVSTVEKSSRTPFVKINMDGVPIGRKVDLKSYNTYEKLSFAVDELFRGLLAVQKKSCSGGIKDEGDGVEKIGGLLDGSGEYTLVYEDHEGDRMLVGDVPWHMFVSTVKRLRVLKTSELSALSRGPKQGKIAMNN, from the exons ATGGAGGATTATTCAAGGGAAGATGAAGGGTGTCCTCAGCTGCTGGATTTGATTGCGAAAGGAGGAGAATGGGTGGGTATAAGGGCAGTGGAAAGAAGCCATGGGATATCAGAGGAGAAGAAGCTTGAGCTAAGGCTTGCTCCACCGGGAGGAGAATGGAGCTTTGAAGAAAGCAACACCACCATctctagagagagaaatggaCTTTTCTCTCTAGGCCCTTGTCCTCAAAATACAGTCTTGAAACCTCCATCTCCATGGCAGCACCTCCAAACTTCATATCTCCATCCTGTCAGAAGGGAATCCTCACAGCTCTGTAGCAATAGAGCAGCAGCAGAAACTAAGGCATTTTCAGCAGCAAATACAGCTATGCACAACACTGCTCAGAAAAG aactGCACCAGCTACAGTGGTGGGATGGCCTCCAATTCGTTCATTCAGAAAAAATATTGCCAGCGGCAGTTTCTCCAAACAAGCTTCAGACTCACCTGATGTTGCTCCGAGCAAGGTTTCGACTGTCGAAAAATCCTCAAGAACTCCCTTTGTGAAGATCAACATGGATGGTGTTCCCATTGGGAGGAAAGTTGATCTGAAATCATACAATACTTATGAAAAGCTGTCATTTGCAGTTGATGAGCTCTTCAGGGGCCTTCTTGCAG TGCAGAAGAAATCGTGCAGTGGTGGGATCAAAGACGAGGGCGATGGAGTGGAGAAGATCGGAGGCTTATTGGACGGGAGCGGGGAATATACCCTCGTGTATGAGGATCATGAAGGTGACAGGATGCTTGTTGGTGATGTTCCTTGGCA CATGTTCGTCTCAACAGTGAAAAGGCTTCGCGTGCTGAAAACCTCAGAACTGTCTGCATTGTCTC GTGGACCTAAACAGGGAAAGATTGCCATGAACAATTAA
- the LOC121795467 gene encoding clavaminate synthase-like protein At3g21360: MPTNSSAFAEAKITEQKIHGGVIFPAVLTPVAAAATLTVAVKEQRPWLDSVLHKHGAVLFRGFESVATATDFNDVVEAFGYEELPYVGGAAPRTNVVGRVFTANESPPDQKIPFHHEMAQVPKYPTKLFFFCETEPVSGGETPIVPSHVVYERMKEKHPEFVDKLEKHGVIYTRVLGEEDDPSSPIGRGWKSTFLTANKAVAEERYKSLHILLISLK, encoded by the exons ATGCCTACGAACTCCTCAGCCTTCGCCGAAGCGAAGATCACGGAGCAGAAGATCCACGGCGGAGTTATTTTCCCCGCCGTGTTAACTCCTGTTGCCGCTGCGGCCACTTTGACAGTGGCCGTTAAGGAGCAGAGGCCGTGGCTGGACTCGGTTCTCCACAAACACGGGGCGGTTTTGTTCCGTGGATTTGAGTCGGTAGCCACGGCCACTGACTTCAACGACGTCGTCGAAGCGTTTGGTTACGAGGAGCTGCCGTATGTCGGCGGCGCCGCCCCCAGGACTAACGTCGTCGGCCGTGTCTTCACCGCTAATGAATCGCCGCCGGATCAGAAAATCCCTTTCCACCATGAAATGGCTCAg GTGCCAAAGTACCCTACAAAGCTGTTTTTCTTCTGCGAAACAGAGCCTGTCTCCGGCGGAGAAACGCCGATCGTTCCTAGTCACGTCGTATACGAAAGAATGAAAGAGAAACACCCGGAGTTCGTGGACAAGTTGGAGAAGCATGGTGTGATTTACACACGAGTTCTTGGGGAGGAGGATGACCCTTCCTCCCCAATCGGCCGTGGCTGGAAATCTACATTTCTGACCGCGAATAAGGCCGTAGCCGAGGAAAGGTACAAATCTCTCCATATATTGTTGATATCACTCAAGTGA